A segment of the Actinomyces sp. oral taxon 171 str. F0337 genome:
TCGTACGGGATCATGCCGAGCTCCAGCGGCACCTATACGGGCCACCCGTCCGGGCCGGCGACAGCGCCCGGCTACGGTCGGGTGGCGCCGTCGGGAGGTGTTCCGGCCGACGCCGTACCTCCCGCCCCTGCGGCGGCCCCGGCGTCATCGGGGCAGTACGGGCTGATGCCCGCACCAGTGACGGCGACGAGACCTGAGCAGTCGGTGGCGGGGGCAGGGCCCGTGCCGGTTGCCGCGCCGGCGTCTTCTTCCACTGATCGTTCGGCCGCGTCCTCGTTGAACCTGAACGGGGCACCGGTGCGCCTGGAGTGGTGGGAACGCCTGGGCGGCTTCCTTCTGCAGTTCCGGGCCTTCCGCATCCTGATGCGGGTCCGGATGGTGCTGACCTGGGTGAGCCTGCTGATCGTGGCGGCGACGCTGGCCGTATCGCCAGTGGCCCGGACGGTGCTGGGCGCCTGGATCGGCTGCTTCTGGATCGTGGCGGTCTGCTTCTGGCTGGCGCGGGGCAAGACCGTCTCCTGGGGCATGAGCTCGGGTTTCTTCGCCCTGTCCATGCCGTGGGCCGGGGCTGTTGGGTGGCTCTCCTTCCAGGTCGCCGCCGCGGCGGGAGTACCGGTGGACCATGCGGCCTCGCAGGTCGTGATCGCCGGCGTCGTCGAGGAGCTGGCCAAGCTCGCCCCCATCTGTCTGGTGGCGGTCATCGCCCCAGGGCGGGTGCGCCGGCTGCTCATTCAGGACTGGCTCGTCCTGGGGGTCGCCTGCGGGGCGGGCTTCATGGCGGTCGAGGAGGTCGCCCGGCGCCTGACGTACGTCCTCGGAAACACCCCGGGGTTGCAGCTGTCCAAGGCGATATGTCCCGAGGACCCAGAGGGAATCATCGAGTGCATACACGCTCATACCTTCAGCCTTTGGCCGTTCTCCGACGCGTTCCCCGGCCCAGTGACCTATGCGGGGCACGCCATTGTCACCGGCCTGGTGGCCGTGAGCATCGGCTTGGCGCGGCACCTGTGGTGGCGCGCCAGGCACCATTACCCCGCCTTCGGGGTCGCCCTGCGCTGCGCAGCCCTGGGCCTGCCGCTGGGCGTGCTGTGGGTGGCGATCGTCGACCACATGGCGACAAACTCCAGATCCTTCAACATCAGCTGGACCTCGGACGAGCCTGTCATTAAGGCTTGGGGCGCTACCAAGGGTGAGCCTCCCTGGCCGATCATCGGGACCACGAGCAGCATGGCTGGTTCTGGTCAGGGCCGGGGCTGGCTGCTCCTGGTGATGCTCGTCGTCGCGGTCCTCCTGGATGCCCGGGTGATGCGCCTGGGCGGCTACGCGCGCACGCTCGCCGAGCCGGGTGGCGGGCCGGGCGCGCCCCAGGGCACGCCTGGTGGCGTTGTGGGCAGGTGGGGCGCCGACGTCGTCGAGGCGGCAGCCGCCGCCAGGGCCAGGGCCCACAGGCTCAGGCTCGCCCTGACTCAGGCGGCCACCGCCCGCCGACCCCGCCTGTTCCTGCAGGCCTGGGCCGAGCATCGCATCGCCCGCGACCTGGCCGCACGACGAGCACTCGACGCCGGCCCCCACCGCTGGGCCACCTCGGCCCTGGCCGCAGCGGCGGCCCTGGCAGGAGCCTGGATCATCTACACCGTCGTGCCGCCTGCGGTGAGCGAGCTCGACCAGCGTCTGAACGGGCTGCCCACCCTCTGGTTCGCCGGCATCCTGGATATGCTCGGACAGGTCTGGGAGTCCATGAGCCCCATTGAGAAGGCCGCCCTGGTCCTCATCGGCGCCATCGCCGTCTTCCTGTCCGGGGGTAGCCTTGGCCTGGCCTTCAGCGTGGGACTCGGGATCGCCTCTGCCCTGGACGCCGCCCGCCCCTCCGCCCAGCTCATGCGCGACCCCCAGGGCACCACCGGCCACTACCTGGACACCCATAACGACCTCCAAGTCATCACCGACACCGGCATGGCCGCCATGGCCGTCTTCCCCGGAGGCAAAGCCCTGCGCGGCGCCGGCTACGCCGCCAAAACCGCACGCACTCTCGCCCGAGAAGAAGCCGCCGTGCGCAAGCTCCCGAAGTGGAACCCGCTGAGCAGCCCCCGAGCTTCCGAGATTCAGTACCTGTTCGACTATCGGGCACGACGAAAAGCAGACCACTACGCGGCTACCAGGGCGTTAAGACGCCAACTCCCCGAGGGTCACACCATAAAGCAATACCAATCAGACACCTACGAAGGTACAATCCTCGAATTAGAGCAGCAAGGTTACGACCTGGAAACCACTGAAAAACTACGACAAATCGCCAAAGAACGTCTTGACGCTCGAAGAGACTGGTATGCCGCAACGACGCGCGCCGGGGAGATCGGAGGTGAAGAATATCTTAAGTCGCAGGGTTACCGCATACCTGACGAGTTCCTCTCGACGAACGTTCCAGTGAACAACGGCACCGCTCCCAGCGGATGGCTAGACGGAATGGCGATCAGCTCGAACGGTGATGAAGTTGTCATCAGCGAGTACAAGGGCGGGACGAGTCGCCTCAGCTCAACTCTGCGGCAGACAATCTATGAAGGCACAGCCAGGCAGGGCACCCCTGCTTATACTAGGGATCGCATGCTGAGCGATCCTCGTTTCGCGCAGTACTTCCATGATCATCCTGACGTGTGGGAGGGAGTCAAGAGCGGCCAAACCAGGTTGACAATCAAGGTCATGAGAACCAAGACCCCAGAGCTGA
Coding sequences within it:
- a CDS encoding PrsW family glutamic-type intramembrane protease, translated to MPSSSGTYTGHPSGPATAPGYGRVAPSGGVPADAVPPAPAAAPASSGQYGLMPAPVTATRPEQSVAGAGPVPVAAPASSSTDRSAASSLNLNGAPVRLEWWERLGGFLLQFRAFRILMRVRMVLTWVSLLIVAATLAVSPVARTVLGAWIGCFWIVAVCFWLARGKTVSWGMSSGFFALSMPWAGAVGWLSFQVAAAAGVPVDHAASQVVIAGVVEELAKLAPICLVAVIAPGRVRRLLIQDWLVLGVACGAGFMAVEEVARRLTYVLGNTPGLQLSKAICPEDPEGIIECIHAHTFSLWPFSDAFPGPVTYAGHAIVTGLVAVSIGLARHLWWRARHHYPAFGVALRCAALGLPLGVLWVAIVDHMATNSRSFNISWTSDEPVIKAWGATKGEPPWPIIGTTSSMAGSGQGRGWLLLVMLVVAVLLDARVMRLGGYARTLAEPGGGPGAPQGTPGGVVGRWGADVVEAAAAARARAHRLRLALTQAATARRPRLFLQAWAEHRIARDLAARRALDAGPHRWATSALAAAAALAGAWIIYTVVPPAVSELDQRLNGLPTLWFAGILDMLGQVWESMSPIEKAALVLIGAIAVFLSGGSLGLAFSVGLGIASALDAARPSAQLMRDPQGTTGHYLDTHNDLQVITDTGMAAMAVFPGGKALRGAGYAAKTARTLAREEAAVRKLPKWNPLSSPRASEIQYLFDYRARRKADHYAATRALRRQLPEGHTIKQYQSDTYEGTILELEQQGYDLETTEKLRQIAKERLDARRDWYAATTRAGEIGGEEYLKSQGYRIPDEFLSTNVPVNNGTAPSGWLDGMAISSNGDEVVISEYKGGTSRLSSTLRQTIYEGTARQGTPAYTRDRMLSDPRFAQYFHDHPDVWEGVKSGQTRLTIKVMRTKTPELTRITEQPFTLTPEVIRHLQQNIDKF